Within Carassius gibelio isolate Cgi1373 ecotype wild population from Czech Republic chromosome A16, carGib1.2-hapl.c, whole genome shotgun sequence, the genomic segment TATTTATACTGTGtagaatattacatttacatactataaaacatttattactaCTATATTATTATGCAAGTTCATTAAAAGTGTTAATGttgtctatctctctctttctcactctatataatgaatatattgaTTCTTCTGAAATGTGAGTCCTTTGCTCTTCTTCTTGTTTCATACAGAAATACTGGTCAGTTTTCAGCGCTGCAGCATGACTCTGACAGTGTCTCAAGGTGAGGGTTTGACGGTCATCACCGTCACCTCAAACCCAAAGAGCAGATGGCGCCTACTGTGTAAGATTCTGGGTTTTCTGTGCTACAGTCCAGTCTGTTCTGTATCCCAAGACATCAAAAAAGGGCAACTGAAGGTCGTCCACACAAGTTTTGGAGTGAGTCTGACACTTTTTGATATGTTCAGGTCTTGTGATTTTAGGATGGGTAGATTTTGGAATagaactttaaaaaacatttcgtTACAGTGTTACAGTTTAGTTACAGTCATATTATGCCAGTGCacaatgtataatattttttttaaacacctaaATGTTATGAAGCCACAGAGCCCCTGCTTAAAGGGACACAGTGTTGGGTAAACGGGAAAATGCAATCACAAATCagatttattttctctctcaaCTCATATCTCATATTTCAGGTTAAGTTATGTCAAGTTAAAAAGTCAcaatcaactttttattttatttaaactactTAATGCAGCATATAACAAGAAATTACGTCCGTCTCATAATTTTGAAAAGAAAAGacagaattttgagatatataCTTGccattatatgttttatttttattttatggtgggggaaaaaacagaattgtgagatttaaactcagaaatataaGAAAAAACACAGTACTTTTGTGAGATAATtcaaaattactgaaatataaattttcctccccatctaccaaaaaaaaaaaaaaaaaaaaaaaaaaaaaattatatatatatatcttccttAGGGTCTCGAAAACATAGGAAAATATGTTGTGCTTTAGAAAATTGTTAAGGCTATGCaaccaaatgtaatttatacaaacaatatgaaacattttgaaaacattatttaaaaacgtatttataacataaaacattttttgccTCACCACACTGAAAGCAACAATTTGATTGTGCCAACTTTGGTATATTCTTAACAATATTGTTCTGTTGTTCCATAGATTGTGCAGATGTTAATTGGAGTCCTCAATATTGTGGTGGGGATTGTGTTTACATGCGTCGGCTTGTACTATAACATGTATAGAATGGCCCAGGGACCCTATTGGCTCGGTGGTGTGGTAAGACTCATTTTGAtcttttttatgtttctaaatcaATCAGTGTTGTGAGGTTTCATCTCACAAAGTATCATTCTTTAGATTTGTTGAaaatctgaagcaaaaaaaaaaagcacagatgGTTTTATTGTTTGTCTGCTTTTGCTTATTATAGTTCCTTGTTGCTGGAATCGTGTGTATTCTTGCAGCTAGATTTCCCAATTCTTGTCTGGTAGGTGTCTATCAAAGGCATTTGTGTTTATGACAGTTCCAGTTTTTCaagttttataaatattgtttgtattttacaGGTGATAATCGGGATGGTTTTGCAAATAGTCAGTGCTGCACTGGCTATCACTGCTGTTGTGCTGTATTCAGTGGACCTTGCAAATGATCATACGAACTACTGTGAAACCTACAATTCTTATTATTCAAGTTATGattatggttatggttatggttatggttacggTTATGGAACACCTTCCCCAGAAATTAGTAGGAGAACTGACATCTGTCTGCAATACAGGAACCTCATTGAGGTAATGATCATCTTTCTTTTCTGAAGATGTTACTGCACATCTTCTAAAAAtactttaccaaaaaataaaaatacaaaatttgtccaacaccccccccccctcaccAAAACTTGAAGGGGAGCTGTTATGTTTTATGGATAAAAGTCTAAGATTTGATTTTTCTTATGATAAACTGAGACTCTGATCTTTACTCACCCATAGATGATCTTCAGAGGACTAGATATCATGATGATAGTGCTGTCGGTCCTTCAGCTCTGTGTGACCATCAGTTTCTGTGTCTTGACTGGAAAAGCTTTGTGCAAGAATGATGAAGATGCAAAGGTACTGAATCATCAGCACTATTACAACAATCAGTCAGTCAAATCCACGGTGATCATGAGAGTTTCagagagctgctgtgtgtgttcatgtgtgtttgtggttttgcAGTCGGTGGAGGATCCAGAACTTCACAAGCCGCTCCTGGAAGATGACACTGCGGGTGCTGCATGAAAAGATGAACATGGAAAAGAATCAAAGTTGTTCTTTGTTCTTGTAATGCAATGCCATTTTGTCTGTGAGTATTGTAGTGAAAAGATTTCAAGCAAATCTCGTGCACCCGCAACGCTTTTAAATGTAAAGAGTATTACCTTTTTCAATTTTGTTGTGATCTTTGGgactgctttttaaaataaatgactggAGCACTTG encodes:
- the LOC128030362 gene encoding uncharacterized protein LOC128030362 isoform X1, with protein sequence MTLTVSQGEGLTVITVTSNPKSRWRLLCKILGFLCYSPVCSVSQDIKKGQLKVVHTSFGIVQMLIGVLNIVVGIVFTCVGLYYNMYRMAQGPYWLGGVFLVAGIVCILAARFPNSCLVIIGMVLQIVSAALAITAVVLYSVDLANDHTNYCETYNSYYSSYDYGYGYGYGYGYGTPSPEISRRTDICLQYRNLIEMIFRGLDIMMIVLSVLQLCVTISFCVLTGKALCKNDEDAKSVEDPELHKPLLEDDTAGAA
- the LOC128030362 gene encoding uncharacterized protein LOC128030362 isoform X2 — translated: MTLTVSQGEGLTVITVTSNPKSRWRLLCKILGFLCYSPVCSVSQDIKKGQLKVVHTSFGIVQMLIGVLNIVVGIVFTCVGLYYNMYRMAQGPYWLGGVFLVAGIVCILAARFPNSCLVIIGMVLQIVSAALAITAVVLYSVDLANDHTNYCETYNSYYSSYDYGYGYGYGYGYGTPSPEISRRTDICLQYRNLIEMIFRGLDIMMIVLSVLQLCVTISFCVLTGKALCKNDEDAKSVEDPELHKPLLEDDTAGAA